Genomic window (Nitrospira sp.):
GATAGTAGCGTGGAGCTTGCTGCAAGACCGTAGCAAGGAAGTGTTGCCGCTGGACCTTGGTCATCGCCTTGATCTCTTCTTGGCGCGTCGTCTTTGAGACCGTCAGCTTCAGCACCCGTCCCAGGTTCGCAGCAGGATTGGCCGCGATCAGTCCGTCTTCAATCGCAGCGTTGAGCATCACCCGCAGCACAGCCTGAATGTTCCGCACCGTTCGCTTCTCAAGACCGGCTTGAAGTTTGTCTGCTAGAAACACCTTGATTCGTCCACGGTCCAAGTCACGAACGCGAATCTTCTCGAACCGGGGGGAAATATGAAGGTCAAGAATTTCGGTGTAGCGGGCGAGGGTGCGCGGTTTGACGGTTTGGCCAATAAGTCGCTTCCAATGCTCAGCATATTCCATCAGGGTGCTGGAAGCCGGAAGAGTAGAGGTTACTCGGTGACGTGCTTCTGGTCCGACTTTATCTCGGTGGGCATCTGCATCGGTCTTCCGGTCGAACGTCTTCCAATGACGGACTCCAGCCCCATCGCGCCAATCCACCACATATTTGCCGCGCCGTTTTCGCACACAAGCCATACATCACCGGCTATTGCGGGACTTCAGTAATCGAATCACAGGTTGCATCGCTTCTCGAAGTGCCAATTCATTGCGTTCCCATCAGGCCACGAGGACAGGATACGATTCGTATACTGCTAGTTTCAACCACCATGTTGGGCCATATACGCGTGCAAATCGGACGGTTTCACCCTCACCGATTTTCCCAGTCGGATGGCCTTCAGCTCTCCGTGACGGCACAATTCATAGGCGCGATATTGGCTGAGCTTCAGTCTCGCTGCAACTTGCCCGATCGTGAGCAAATCCTCGTCGCTCGCGCTGTCTGCGGAGCCCATTAGAGCTCGCTGAACCAGCAACGGCTGAAGCGACGCGAGTCCGATCAACAGTGCCTGCGCGATCTCCGGTGGCAGGATCGCCGCCTTTGCGGGGTCCTGGATCAATTGATCAAGGCTCGGTGGTGTCATGATCTCGCTTCCCCTTTACCTTAGTAGCGTGACAATGCTCGGCGGTTCCGTTTGATTGCTGTCAGGCAGTCAGCCGACTTCACGACGTGCGAGCTCGATAGCCAGCGGTCGAACTCCTCTCGCTTCACCAGGATCTTCCATGCGAGCACGATCTTCGCGCCACACGAGCACTTCTGTGACGTCATACCGTGTGCCTTAGACGAAGAGATACAGAAATCGTGTGGCACGGTGAGACTTATGAGCGGGTTCAGAATTTATAACCATACCGAAAAGGTAGGGGGCCGCAGAAAGGAAGGGATTCCTCAACAGTGACCGTCACAGTCCATACCCGTTGACAGCAGATTACCCATGACCGTAAGAAATTTTCCGAATCTCCAGAAGAAGTCAGTACTTAGGGAAGGTCTGATTTATTCCCCTTTCCTGATGTGCTAAGAGAAGTGCGGCACTGAACGGGAGGCGCGCCCATGCATCAGCAGACCTTTGCAGAAGTCCCCTTCGAGCAATATCGCAAACCCACCCGCCGCGAGCGGTTCCTCGACGAGATGAATCGCGTGGTGCCGTGGGCCAAATTGGTCGCGGCGATCGAGCCGGTCTACCCCAAAGCCGACGGGCCCGGGCGTCCGCCGGTCGGGATCGAACGCATGCTGCGCCTCCATTGTCTCCAACAGTGGTTCAACCTGTCAGATCCGGCGGTGGAAGAAGCGCTGTATGACTCCCGCGCCATGCGGCAGTTCGTCGGGATTGATCTGGGCCGTGAGCCCGTCCCCGATGAGACGACGATCTGCAAGTTTCGGCATCTGCTGGAGACGCACGAGTTGGGGAAACAGCTCTTTGCCGGGATCGGGGAGTATCTGACCCAGCAGGGGTTGCAGGTGAGTCGAGGCACCATTGTGGATGCGACCATCATCAGCGCGCCCAGTTCGACCAAGAATCGGACGAAGGAGCGAGATCCCGAGATGCATCAGACGAAGAAGGGCAATCAGTGGTACTTCGGCATGAAAGCGCATATCGGTGTGGATAGCCAGGTATTACCGGAGTTGCTGCATGGCCAGGAGACCCGCGTGTGGGGCGATGCCGCCTACAGTGGGCAACGCGCGGTGCTTCGACAGCACGCCCCCCACGCCAAGAGTTTCATCCAGACCAAAGCCCATCGCCATCGGCCGCTGAGTGAGGAAGAACGGGATCGCAACCGCACCAAGTCGAAAGTCCGGGCGAAGGTCGAGCATGCGTTCTTGGTCATCAAGCGGATCGTCGGCTGGGTCAAAGTCCGGTACCGGGGGCTAGCCAAGAATACCCACTGGCTCCAGATCAGCTGCGGCTTAGCGAATCTGTATGTGGTACGACGGCGGCTCTTGGCGGGCACGTAGGGAACATGTGTCCGGGGGCTGGCAGCGGGCGATCGGCCAGTGGATACGCCCAACCAACAGGCTCTCGAAACAGCCGATGCCCACCGAATTCGTCCTGGTGATGACCCCAGAAACAGAATTCCGAGTGGACACGTGAATTAATCAGACCTTCCTTAGCAGTACACTCCAATAACCAGCACATAATGCAAGAATGGCCAGTTGCCGACAGGGAAACTCATGAGGACGAGATGACCACAAGAACACCGCCCCGGGAGTTCATGGATAGGATTCGCAACGATGCAACCACGCTCCAGGAGAGGATTCCAGCTATGGTTTGGACTCAGTTTTAGTCCGTCCAAGATTGAATTCACCGTCGATAGGGTAAAGTTTTCCAATACATGGCCAATTGTCTATGGCTTGGTACGAGTATCTGATTGGTCGCGTCACTCGGAGCTACTTGTGATCGATGCATTGCTAGAAGGCAGCTTCGCTCCCCGCGGAGGCTTTCTCGCTGTCAAGGCGATTCCTAAGCCCTTCCGAGAGTTCCCCACAAGTCCTTGCCAGAACAGCGAAACCACTCTCTAGGAGTGGCGTTTGGATGTTTTTTGTACTCAGTTTAGCTCAGTTCAATTGAGGGGAATTGGGGCCTATTTTGCTCTCAAGAGAACACGCCGGGAACACGTAGGGTTTTTCTGTAGAGATGTCGGAGGCTCGCGACGCAGGCTGACCAGTCGTGCGAAGCGCTCGTCCCGCCTTTCTGTGTCGTGGTCGCTCTTTCGCCTGTCTGGGAGGCTCCACGCGACAGTACGGCGCAGCTCTTCCGAAAAGGTTGTTGATCTCCTCGCAGGGCGTTAGGACCCATCGTACAAATCATCAACAACAACCGACTTAAGGCCGACTCTAAGTTTCTTGGAATGACTCAAACTGCTTGACTGCACTTGAGATATCACGCTCATAGGTTGGGTAGCGTGACGAAAAACCAGACTAGAAAGATGGCAAGTGCCAGTAACAGCCCTGTAAATGCGATCGAGTCGATTTTATTCCTGGTTTGCTTTGTCATCTTGTTCCTTATCTTGATGAGCATGTGAGGGAGAGGTCGGGGAACTCTACAATCATGGCACCCTCCGCTGAGCTCAGATCAGCGCCGATGGGTAGCCAGAATCTCTATCTACGTTCATCTTGCTCCTCATCGGCGTCGCCCTCGGTCGATTCCCCTTTTGAAAGCAGCTCTTCTATCTGCGCTTCGTGGCACGTTAAGTCCTTTGCATTGAGCGCCTTCCCGCCGACCTTGCTGGATTGGTGAGGCTTGCCTACCCTTACGTTTTGACGACTTTCGTTCATGTCAGGCTCCGATCATGCCTTCCGTGATGGTGCCCTTATCCCCATGTGCGATGCAACTCGCTCACGTGCTCCACCCCGTTGGTCTTGTCGATGACCCACTGCGCGTCATATGACGGCAGACGACGGCAGTTAGGACGCCGGAGCCGGATCCTTATATCCGATGTAGTTTCCTGTCCAGTGGGAATAGCGTCGATTGACCCACCTGCGCACTTCCTCTTTCTGCAGTTCTCCATACCGCTTTTGAATGACCGAACTAAACGTCGCCAAATCCCCTCGGATCTCCGTCAAATCCTCCGCTGTAATCTTTGACCAGTAATCCTTGAGCGGTGTTTTCAATTGCTCCCAGAATTGTCCGAACTGTTCCTGGTTCATACGAATCTCCTTTGCCATGATGTGGGAAACCACCATCTGTCCAAGGCCCACCTTCGCACTCACGGCTCGTGGACAGAACGGACTTCTGGCGTAAAAGCGGCGGAGACCGGGGAATCAGACGCGCAGGAATAGGAGAGACGCGCGAGAGATGGGATAGTCGGCGTGGCTCAATACGTCACATTCACCCTACAGGGCCAACCACGGTCGTGTCAAATGGAGTCAATCGTGAATGTCTACGCGCTTGATGGGTAAAAACCGATGTCGATTATCCGTTCATGGTTGGCGATGTTTCAGATTCGGTAGGCCGTGCCACTCCAATACGATGGTATTGCCCTAACGGTCGGGATGTGCGCAGAGTGCTAGAGCACAAGTTGGGCATACAACAGTCTAGACAATTGCAAGATCCTAAGCACCGAACGCATGGGCCATGATTCGATGATTAGTAGTATTCGCACGTTCTTAAGACTGGAATCCGCCAGCGGCATTCTTCTGATGTTTGCCGCAGGCCTCGCCATGGTATGCGCCAATACCGGCCTGAAGCATCTGTATGAAAGCCTGTTGCAGATTCCCGTCGCGGTTCAATTTGGAAGCTTCCACATTCACAAACCTCTTCTCCTCTGGATCAATGATGGTCTAATGGTGCTGTT
Coding sequences:
- a CDS encoding helix-turn-helix domain-containing protein; the protein is MTPPSLDQLIQDPAKAAILPPEIAQALLIGLASLQPLLVQRALMGSADSASDEDLLTIGQVAARLKLSQYRAYELCRHGELKAIRLGKSVRVKPSDLHAYMAQHGG
- a CDS encoding IS5 family transposase, producing MHQQTFAEVPFEQYRKPTRRERFLDEMNRVVPWAKLVAAIEPVYPKADGPGRPPVGIERMLRLHCLQQWFNLSDPAVEEALYDSRAMRQFVGIDLGREPVPDETTICKFRHLLETHELGKQLFAGIGEYLTQQGLQVSRGTIVDATIISAPSSTKNRTKERDPEMHQTKKGNQWYFGMKAHIGVDSQVLPELLHGQETRVWGDAAYSGQRAVLRQHAPHAKSFIQTKAHRHRPLSEEERDRNRTKSKVRAKVEHAFLVIKRIVGWVKVRYRGLAKNTHWLQISCGLANLYVVRRRLLAGT